The following is a genomic window from Perognathus longimembris pacificus isolate PPM17 chromosome 20, ASM2315922v1, whole genome shotgun sequence.
GAGAGACAGGATGCAGCCAGGAGcagggtgggagaggaggagaaggaaaggggagggggcctCCTGAGAGGTGAGCTCACCCTGAAGAACTCACTGTAAGGAAGCAGGATGTTgccgggcagtggtggctcacacctgtcatcctagctactcagggggttgagataagaggatcccagttcaaagccaacccgagcaggaaagtccacgagtctcttttctccaattaaccaccaggaagccagaagtggtgctctagctcaaagtgctaaacttgagcaaaagagctcagggacagcacccagccctgagttcaagcctcaggaccaccaccaacaagaaaATCAACCAGCAGATCTAGGGCAATGAGGGTGCAGGAAATGACTGGAGTCAGCATGTTAGGGGAGTGGgatgtgttgggggtggggtgcagaACTGGTGTGTGGCGGTGGGAGGGGGAGATAGGTCTGCAGAATGGCACCAAGTCCTGGCCTTGAGCTTGTGTGGGAGCAGAGCTTGTTGGAAAGCAAACAGTGACAGCCCCACTGCACTCCAGGAGGTGGACATAGGCCTGGCCGCTGACGTCGGGACGCTGCAGCGACTGCCTAAGGTCATCGGGAACCAGAGGTGAGAGAGGCCAGCGGGGAGGACAGTGGGGTCTCCGCGACCCGGGCCACAGGGCATCCTGacgcgccctccctcccttcccacagcCTGGTCAACGAGCTGGCCTTCACTGCCCGCAAGATGATGGCGGACGAGGCGCTGAGCAGTGGACTGGTCAGGTATGGGGCTGAGGACGGGGACAGGGGCCAAGGATGGGGCGGAGCGCGGCCAGGGCTTCGGGGGACCGTCTGTGGGCTCTCCAGGTCATGGGCGGTGTCTCCTTGGGAGGGGCTGTGGCTGGCAGCTGCTGGTGAGGGTCCGCACCTGGCCCATGGGTCTTCCCCTGGGCCAGGCCTGCCTTCCAGTTCCTCTTGTCCCCTCCTGCAGCCGTGTGTTCGCCGACAAGGAGGCCTTGCTCGATGCCGCCTTCGCGCTGGCTGCCGAGGTGTCCAGCAAGAGCCCTGTGGCCGTGCAGAGCACCAAGGTCAACCTGCTGTACTCGCGGGACCACCCGGTGGACTTGGCGCTGGACTACGTGGTGAGCTTCGGCCTCGGCCAATCACCGCGCTTCCTGTGCGGCCTCCGCCAATCACCGCTCTGCCTCTGTGGCCTCCACCAATCACTGCACTCCCAGTCCCCGCCTCCACCAATCACCTCTCTTGCCGCTCTCCGTGCATCCAGTTGGGACTCAGGGGCTGGTGCGTACCCCGCCCTGGGATTGGTGCTCACTGagcctcgccccgccccctcgcaGGCCTCCTGGAACATGAGCATGCTGCAGACCCAGGACATCGTGAAGTCGGTGCAGGCggccatggagaagaaagacctgAAGAGCATCACCTTCTCCCACCTCTGAGCTCCAGGCCCGGCCGCCCCCAGTGCCTGCCTCCTCCTGTGTACTAGGAGGATTCAAGTCGGGCCTCTAGTGCCCTCTCAGCGCTCTCAAGTCTTATCACTTTATGGCGTTGGTGTCCTCCCATTCAggcttttctctttcctgaaatcaatttttttttaaatgttctggaGCGAGCCAAGCCCATTACTGGAGCAGGGAGAGGACGGCTGGAGGCCCGGGGTCTTCCAGGAAGGCAGTTGTGAAGTTGGGGTAGAGGTTATTTTGCTGTTCTGAAACAAGTTGTTATTGTGTAGCCTAGGCTGCCCAGCGTCATTTGATCCTCATGTCTTAGCCTCTCTAGTGATGGGATTACGTGGGTGAGTCACCCTAGTGGTCAACGAAGATATCTGAAGGGTCAGTGATGACCACATAGGGTCAACAGGAAAGGGTTGCATGAACATTCTGGAACTTGAGTGGCACAGGGTCCCTTTGGCTACATTCAGAGTCACCTATAGAGTTTCATCAGAGGAAATGATCTGTGGGAGGAACTCCAAacctatattctttctttttctttttctttttttcttcttgagacTTGATCAGCTTATGTTGCCCTGGATGACCTTGAACTTTCTATTAGCCTGTTCATGTCTCCCTAAATATTATGTCTCACTAAAATAAAGAGCTCACATATATAGAtgtcatctttatttttactttttgttgtgcTGAAGATCAAATATAGGACCTCAAACATAGTACCAGAAACAATTTAATACAATTTCTGGTGTTTATACTGAGATGTGAACTAAGGGCCCGGATGATATGAACTAACAATCCAGCCTAGGTTTTTTGCTCATTTGTTGCAGGTGGAGTCTATTGAACTATTAAACTTTTCTCAAACCTCTGTCTTCCTCTAAGCCTCCTGTAATAGctaggggagtgtgtgtgtgtatgtgttcgtGTCCACATTTCCCTCCTGAATTACTAAGTCACTCACATGCTCCCTTATCAGCCACAAATACCTATGTATTTTCCACTGTGGGGGGCACTCTGCACCCACCAGAGAATGAGGGGGAAGATGAACCATGCCATGTGGCATGAGGCCACACCTATATTCCCAGATATACACACTGTGACAGAGTTTTTTTCCCCTAGGAATgtcttttttctacttttcttttctacttttcttctgtcactccttgggcttgaactcagggcttgggtgctgtccctcagctcttttgctcaaggcactctaccactaagacccacagctccagttttttggtgattaattggagacaagagtctcaagactttcctgaAGACAGCAGTAAaaggcagtaaagtccctgaggctcttatcttcaataagctaCTCCAAAAAagtagaagagggctgggaaggtggcttagtggtagagtgtttgcctagcatgcatgaagccccgagttcaattcctcaggaccacattaagagaaaaagctacaggtggcattgtagctcaagtggtaaagtgctaaccttgaaaagctcagcatgcaggccctgcgttcaaggatGAGAACTggcactaaaacaaacaaaacacctggAAAGTCACTGCAAGTACTCAACACTGCCAAGCCAACACCAGCTCCTTCGCCAGGGTGGGTAGGCTTTCTCAGGGCTCCATGAAATAGGTGTCCCATCCTAACCATCACTTCTACTAAGGGAAGGGACAAGCAGGGGGTCTCAAGGATATAAAACTAACATCAGAAAGGCAGGAGCCCCATCATGGGCCACCTAGTCCCCAAGGACGCTTCCTGGGATGCTTGCAGCGTCACCGAGAGGGCAGCATCCTGTGTATTGGAGCCTGGGCAGCAACCAGGCTGACCCCTCcatggggtggaggtgggaagCTCCAGGAAGATTCTTCAAATGCAACCTGACCCAAGGAGAGCACAGGGCAGATTCTCCACCCACGGTGATGTGCATGACTGCTGCCCCTCTTGTCCCCCCAGGCCTTGGGGCTGTGTTACAGAGCCCAGTcttccctgggggtgggggtggatgagTGCTTGGGTGTTCCTAAGAATCCAGGGTTCAGCTGTTCCGTTGCACAATACACTTGTGGATGGCAGCTTTCAAAGCAACCGTCTGCCCCGGGGCTGCGCATGCCAAGACCTGTCCCCACGCGGGGTGCAGTGCCAGGAGGTGACACCCATCCCGAGTCACCTCACCCAGTCCACCCCTTCCTGGAGctggagacaaagaacaaaagggggaagaggaggactgAAGTGGATGGAAGAGAGCTGGAGATGTTTATATCCTCTCCCAGCTCAGGTTTGAGGTGTCAAGTGACCAGGCTCACACAGACTCAGTTCAGTTCCCTGTGTTCAAATACACACACTGGTCGCCATTGGcctagacacccccccccccacctacccaCTCCCACCGAATGACAAtccctgggatctgaggaccagaCCTGCCCATCAAGGGACGCGAGTTCGAATTCCGCGGCAGCCCCTGGGTGGCCACCCTCGGCTCCCCGGTCCACACGAAGGCCACAGGGACGCAGTCAGGCACCATGGCTTGGCTTTATTGGGcagcccggccccctccctgcaCCCCGTGGCTGGGGCTCAGTAAACCCTCACGGAATCCAGCAGCACGTCGCCGCCCACCTCCACGGCGCGCACTCGGGACATGGGCATCCGGTGGCGGAAGTGGTGGTAGGGCGCGTCCCCGACCacagcctgcggggggggggggggggggagtcacagTCAGGGCCTCTACCGAGGCCACAGCCGGTGCAGCCCGAGCCCACACACGGGGTGCAGCCTGGGGCACCGGGTTCCCCACCACAGAAATGGGGCGCAGGCCCATCGCCTGGGTCCAGAGGCGGTAGGTCAGAAGTGCCTGGGCCGGTGAGGGGGGAGCAGGGTCGCGGGGCGCTGGGTCCTCAGCTCCAGCCCTGGAGCCCAGGAATggctgggcagggggtggggggtggggagagaaggtCCTCATACGGACTTGGAAATGGTGGCTAGGtcggggaggggggctgtccgTGATCACTACTGCAACCACAGTGTAAAGTAGCTATGGTGGCCGggcgctgctggctcacgcctgtgatcccagtttactcaagcggctgagatctgaggatcggggttcgaagccagcctgggcaggaaagtccgtgagaatctgacctccaatgaaccagcaaagagccgggagtggagctgaggctcaagtgacagagcgccAGCCTGGACCGGAAAAGCtagagggacagcgcccaggccctgagttcaaaccccactactagcACAACAGTAAAAGAGGGGACGGTCTGCATGGTGGAAGGCCTCAGCCACTCAGGCCGCCAGGATGAGATCCGGGGCGCCCGTCGccaccccaccccgtccccaCCCCGCCTGATCTCGGACCGGGAAGGCGGCCggcccaccccacctcaccccaccaggtcactcctcccctccccgggccccgccctgcCGCGCCGCCCCACGTGCGCGGTGGCGATGCGCACCGGCTGGGAGATAGTCCGCGCCCGCCCCCTGCCGGAGCACGTCGCCGTTACACTGCGCGCTCCACCCTGCCTACAGCGTCACGCCACGCCCACCGCAGCGTGCCACGCCCTCCGCCGCAAGCCACGCCCATAGCGCCACACCCAATGCCCAGCGCCTCGCTTACTGTGCTCCGCCCTCtacgccccgcccaccgcgcctCGCCACGCCCAGCTCCCCTGCCCTTCGGGACCCGGGGTCTCTCGGCCGCACCTTGAAGCCGTCCTCGGCGGCGATGAGCAGCACCTCGAAGGGCTGGCCCCGCTGGAAGGGGACGCCGGCGCCGCGCTCCTCGGAGCCCCAGCTGCCCTGCTCCTTGCTGTTGAAGACCACCTCCGACGTGTCCAGCCGCGGGTTGAAGTGCAGGGCGGCGTCGGCGCCCTGGTCCTCGCTGCACAGCAGGTTCACGTGGAACCTGACGGGGAGAGGGGGTCGTGACTCGGTCATCACCGCTGCTGGGGGGACTCAGGTCAAGTACCCAAGGGCCAGAACTACCCGTGTCCAGAGCCTGAAAACTCACACGGCCCCCCGGCGAGCCGGGTGGAGGGTGGAAAAGTCAGAG
Proteins encoded in this region:
- the Lgals7 gene encoding galectin-7, which codes for MSSTVPHKTSLPEGLRAGSLLRIRGIVPDKAGRFHVNLLCSEDQGADAALHFNPRLDTSEVVFNSKEQGSWGSEERGAGVPFQRGQPFEVLLIAAEDGFKAVVGDAPYHHFRHRMPMSRVRAVEVGGDVLLDSVRVY